One part of the Populus alba chromosome 18, ASM523922v2, whole genome shotgun sequence genome encodes these proteins:
- the LOC118029038 gene encoding squamosa promoter-binding-like protein 3 isoform X4: protein MDWNSTASEGNWENIAGLSAKASDITKQVPLVYHETEVDGAIDKAITYSSGGGLSSSDLWHGSSSKSSVSPSVDSSLKGGIKTYSTADGFPGVIIRKDLTRVESTENIPSLGASASSGEPIIGLKLGKRMYFEDICTTSTAKSSSSSIVSTSCTATTKRSRASYPSTQSPRCQVEGCNLDLKSAKDYHRRHRICEKHSKSPKVIVGGMERRFCQQCSRFHELSEFDDKKRSCRRRLSDHNARRRRPQPEAIRFNSARPSSSPSSFYGNSTWQSECGFKVTHPGDFFIRPAKAGGIHRQLSYPCNEVPDAASTIPTGSDKILSFERSTPQAFSQGFEGSALTSNIEVAPDLRRALSLLSTTSWGSNEHGSTSLDQLMLANQTSLTQPMINAELQNCPVASSENARMEQASLESRVHSLDLHDNGNVQLQEFQLLKAPYATGCFYSNQFS, encoded by the exons ATGGACTGGAACTCCACTGCATCTGAGGGGAACTGGGAGAACATAGCAGGGTTAAGTGCCAAGGCTAGTGACATTACAAAACAAGTACCATTGGTATACCATGAGACAGAGGTAGATGGAGCAATTGATAAAGCGATAACTTATTCGTCTGGTGGTGGTTTATCAAGCTCTGATTTGTGGCATGGGTCTTCATCCAAGAGCTCAGTTTCACCCTCTGTTGACTCTTCATTGAAGGGGGGGATCAAGACTTATAGCACTGCAGATGGTTTTCCTGGAGTTATCATTAGAAAGGACTTGACGAGGGTAGAAAGTACTGAGAATATTCCATCTCTGGGTGCTTCTGCTAGCTCTGGTGAACCAATAATTGGCTTGAAGCTTGGTAAACGGATGTACTTTGAAGACATTTGTACAACCAGCACTGCCAAATCATCGTCTTCATCCATTGTTTCCACTTCCTGTACTGCCACAACAAAGAGATCTAGGGCATCATATCCAAGTACACAGTCTCCACGTTGCCAGGTGGAAGGATGCAACCTTGATCTCAAGTCAGCTAAAGATTACCATCGCAGGCATAGAATCTGTGAAAAGCATTCCAAAAGCCCAAAGGTTATTGTTGGTGGCATGGAACGCCGATTTTGCCAACAGTGCAGCAG gtTTCATGAATTATCAGAGTTTGATGACAAGAAGCGAAGCTGTCGTAGACGTCTTTCTGATCACAATGCAAGGCGACGGAGGCCACAACCTGAGGCAATCCGGTTCAATTCAGCAAGGCCATCATCATCGCCATCATCATTTTATG GAAATTCAACTTGGCAAAGTGAGTGCGGCTTTAAAGTCACTCATCctggagatttttttattaggccTGCAAAAGCAGGGGGCATCCATAGGCAGCTTAGCTATCCTTGCAATGAAGTGCCAGATGCAGCTTCAACAATACCAACAGGCTCGGATAAAATTCTCTCTTTTGAGAGAAGTACACCCCAGGCCTTTAGTCAAG gttTCGAGGGGTCTGCATTAACTTCTAACATTGAGGTAGCACCAGATCTTCGGCGTGCTCTCTCTCTTCTGTCAACCACTTCTTGGGGCTCGAATGAGCATGGATCCACCTCTCTGGATCAACTGATGCTCGCAAACCAAACAAGCTTGACACAGCCAATGATAAATGCTGAACTCCAAAATTGTCCAGTTGCTTCATCAGAAAATGCACGGATGGAACAGGCATCCCTTGAGTCTCGGGTGCATTCTTTGGATTTACATGACAATGGAAACGTCCAGTTGCAAGAGTTTCAGCTGCTCAAAGCACCCTATGCTACCGGCTGCTTTTATTCCAATCAATTCAGCTAA
- the LOC118029038 gene encoding squamosa promoter-binding-like protein 3 isoform X3, whose product MDWNSTASEGNWENIAGLSAKASDITKQVPLVYHETEVDGAIDKAITYSSGGGLSSSDLWHGSSSKSSVSPSVDSSLKGGIKTYSTADGFPGVIIRKDLTRVESTENIPSLGASASSGEPIIGLKLGKRMYFEDICTTSTAKSSSSSIVSTSCTATTKRSRASYPSTQSPRCQVEGCNLDLKSAKDYHRRHRICEKHSKSPKVIVGGMERRFCQQCSRFHELSEFDDKKRSCRRRLSDHNARRRRPQPEAIRFNSARPSSSPSSFYGSHFNFKGNSTWQSECGFKVTHPGDFFIRPAKAGGIHRQLSYPCNEVPDAASTIPTGSDKILSFERSTPQAFSQGFEGSALTSNIEVAPDLRRALSLLSTTSWGSNEHGSTSLDQLMLANQTSLTQPMINAELQNCPVASSENARMEQASLESRVHSLDLHDNGNVQLQEFQLLKAPYATGCFYSNQFS is encoded by the exons ATGGACTGGAACTCCACTGCATCTGAGGGGAACTGGGAGAACATAGCAGGGTTAAGTGCCAAGGCTAGTGACATTACAAAACAAGTACCATTGGTATACCATGAGACAGAGGTAGATGGAGCAATTGATAAAGCGATAACTTATTCGTCTGGTGGTGGTTTATCAAGCTCTGATTTGTGGCATGGGTCTTCATCCAAGAGCTCAGTTTCACCCTCTGTTGACTCTTCATTGAAGGGGGGGATCAAGACTTATAGCACTGCAGATGGTTTTCCTGGAGTTATCATTAGAAAGGACTTGACGAGGGTAGAAAGTACTGAGAATATTCCATCTCTGGGTGCTTCTGCTAGCTCTGGTGAACCAATAATTGGCTTGAAGCTTGGTAAACGGATGTACTTTGAAGACATTTGTACAACCAGCACTGCCAAATCATCGTCTTCATCCATTGTTTCCACTTCCTGTACTGCCACAACAAAGAGATCTAGGGCATCATATCCAAGTACACAGTCTCCACGTTGCCAGGTGGAAGGATGCAACCTTGATCTCAAGTCAGCTAAAGATTACCATCGCAGGCATAGAATCTGTGAAAAGCATTCCAAAAGCCCAAAGGTTATTGTTGGTGGCATGGAACGCCGATTTTGCCAACAGTGCAGCAG gtTTCATGAATTATCAGAGTTTGATGACAAGAAGCGAAGCTGTCGTAGACGTCTTTCTGATCACAATGCAAGGCGACGGAGGCCACAACCTGAGGCAATCCGGTTCAATTCAGCAAGGCCATCATCATCGCCATCATCATTTTATGGTtctcatttcaatttcaaag GAAATTCAACTTGGCAAAGTGAGTGCGGCTTTAAAGTCACTCATCctggagatttttttattaggccTGCAAAAGCAGGGGGCATCCATAGGCAGCTTAGCTATCCTTGCAATGAAGTGCCAGATGCAGCTTCAACAATACCAACAGGCTCGGATAAAATTCTCTCTTTTGAGAGAAGTACACCCCAGGCCTTTAGTCAAG gttTCGAGGGGTCTGCATTAACTTCTAACATTGAGGTAGCACCAGATCTTCGGCGTGCTCTCTCTCTTCTGTCAACCACTTCTTGGGGCTCGAATGAGCATGGATCCACCTCTCTGGATCAACTGATGCTCGCAAACCAAACAAGCTTGACACAGCCAATGATAAATGCTGAACTCCAAAATTGTCCAGTTGCTTCATCAGAAAATGCACGGATGGAACAGGCATCCCTTGAGTCTCGGGTGCATTCTTTGGATTTACATGACAATGGAAACGTCCAGTTGCAAGAGTTTCAGCTGCTCAAAGCACCCTATGCTACCGGCTGCTTTTATTCCAATCAATTCAGCTAA
- the LOC118029038 gene encoding squamosa promoter-binding-like protein 12 isoform X2 has product MDWNSTASEGNWENIAGLSAKASDITKQVPLVYHETEVDGAIDKAITYSSGGGLSSSDLWHGSSSKSSVSPSVDSSLKGGIKTYSTADGFPGVIIRKDLTRVESTENIPSLGASASSGEPIIGLKLGKRMYFEDICTTSTAKSSSSSIVSTSCTATTKRSRASYPSTQSPRCQVEGCNLDLKSAKDYHRRHRICEKHSKSPKVIVGGMERRFCQQCSRFHELSEFDDKKRSCRRRLSDHNARRRRPQPEAIRFNSARPSSSPSSFYDGRQQMNVVLNRVPFLAGNSTWQSECGFKVTHPGDFFIRPAKAGGIHRQLSYPCNEVPDAASTIPTGSDKILSFERSTPQAFSQGFEGSALTSNIEVAPDLRRALSLLSTTSWGSNEHGSTSLDQLMLANQTSLTQPMINAELQNCPVASSENARMEQASLESRVHSLDLHDNGNVQLQEFQLLKAPYATGCFYSNQFS; this is encoded by the exons ATGGACTGGAACTCCACTGCATCTGAGGGGAACTGGGAGAACATAGCAGGGTTAAGTGCCAAGGCTAGTGACATTACAAAACAAGTACCATTGGTATACCATGAGACAGAGGTAGATGGAGCAATTGATAAAGCGATAACTTATTCGTCTGGTGGTGGTTTATCAAGCTCTGATTTGTGGCATGGGTCTTCATCCAAGAGCTCAGTTTCACCCTCTGTTGACTCTTCATTGAAGGGGGGGATCAAGACTTATAGCACTGCAGATGGTTTTCCTGGAGTTATCATTAGAAAGGACTTGACGAGGGTAGAAAGTACTGAGAATATTCCATCTCTGGGTGCTTCTGCTAGCTCTGGTGAACCAATAATTGGCTTGAAGCTTGGTAAACGGATGTACTTTGAAGACATTTGTACAACCAGCACTGCCAAATCATCGTCTTCATCCATTGTTTCCACTTCCTGTACTGCCACAACAAAGAGATCTAGGGCATCATATCCAAGTACACAGTCTCCACGTTGCCAGGTGGAAGGATGCAACCTTGATCTCAAGTCAGCTAAAGATTACCATCGCAGGCATAGAATCTGTGAAAAGCATTCCAAAAGCCCAAAGGTTATTGTTGGTGGCATGGAACGCCGATTTTGCCAACAGTGCAGCAG gtTTCATGAATTATCAGAGTTTGATGACAAGAAGCGAAGCTGTCGTAGACGTCTTTCTGATCACAATGCAAGGCGACGGAGGCCACAACCTGAGGCAATCCGGTTCAATTCAGCAAGGCCATCATCATCGCCATCATCATTTTATG ATGGTAGACAGCAGATGAATGTTGTATTGAATAGGGTGCCTTTCCTGGCAGGAAATTCAACTTGGCAAAGTGAGTGCGGCTTTAAAGTCACTCATCctggagatttttttattaggccTGCAAAAGCAGGGGGCATCCATAGGCAGCTTAGCTATCCTTGCAATGAAGTGCCAGATGCAGCTTCAACAATACCAACAGGCTCGGATAAAATTCTCTCTTTTGAGAGAAGTACACCCCAGGCCTTTAGTCAAG gttTCGAGGGGTCTGCATTAACTTCTAACATTGAGGTAGCACCAGATCTTCGGCGTGCTCTCTCTCTTCTGTCAACCACTTCTTGGGGCTCGAATGAGCATGGATCCACCTCTCTGGATCAACTGATGCTCGCAAACCAAACAAGCTTGACACAGCCAATGATAAATGCTGAACTCCAAAATTGTCCAGTTGCTTCATCAGAAAATGCACGGATGGAACAGGCATCCCTTGAGTCTCGGGTGCATTCTTTGGATTTACATGACAATGGAAACGTCCAGTTGCAAGAGTTTCAGCTGCTCAAAGCACCCTATGCTACCGGCTGCTTTTATTCCAATCAATTCAGCTAA
- the LOC118029038 gene encoding squamosa promoter-binding-like protein 12 isoform X1: MDWNSTASEGNWENIAGLSAKASDITKQVPLVYHETEVDGAIDKAITYSSGGGLSSSDLWHGSSSKSSVSPSVDSSLKGGIKTYSTADGFPGVIIRKDLTRVESTENIPSLGASASSGEPIIGLKLGKRMYFEDICTTSTAKSSSSSIVSTSCTATTKRSRASYPSTQSPRCQVEGCNLDLKSAKDYHRRHRICEKHSKSPKVIVGGMERRFCQQCSRFHELSEFDDKKRSCRRRLSDHNARRRRPQPEAIRFNSARPSSSPSSFYGSHFNFKDGRQQMNVVLNRVPFLAGNSTWQSECGFKVTHPGDFFIRPAKAGGIHRQLSYPCNEVPDAASTIPTGSDKILSFERSTPQAFSQGFEGSALTSNIEVAPDLRRALSLLSTTSWGSNEHGSTSLDQLMLANQTSLTQPMINAELQNCPVASSENARMEQASLESRVHSLDLHDNGNVQLQEFQLLKAPYATGCFYSNQFS; encoded by the exons ATGGACTGGAACTCCACTGCATCTGAGGGGAACTGGGAGAACATAGCAGGGTTAAGTGCCAAGGCTAGTGACATTACAAAACAAGTACCATTGGTATACCATGAGACAGAGGTAGATGGAGCAATTGATAAAGCGATAACTTATTCGTCTGGTGGTGGTTTATCAAGCTCTGATTTGTGGCATGGGTCTTCATCCAAGAGCTCAGTTTCACCCTCTGTTGACTCTTCATTGAAGGGGGGGATCAAGACTTATAGCACTGCAGATGGTTTTCCTGGAGTTATCATTAGAAAGGACTTGACGAGGGTAGAAAGTACTGAGAATATTCCATCTCTGGGTGCTTCTGCTAGCTCTGGTGAACCAATAATTGGCTTGAAGCTTGGTAAACGGATGTACTTTGAAGACATTTGTACAACCAGCACTGCCAAATCATCGTCTTCATCCATTGTTTCCACTTCCTGTACTGCCACAACAAAGAGATCTAGGGCATCATATCCAAGTACACAGTCTCCACGTTGCCAGGTGGAAGGATGCAACCTTGATCTCAAGTCAGCTAAAGATTACCATCGCAGGCATAGAATCTGTGAAAAGCATTCCAAAAGCCCAAAGGTTATTGTTGGTGGCATGGAACGCCGATTTTGCCAACAGTGCAGCAG gtTTCATGAATTATCAGAGTTTGATGACAAGAAGCGAAGCTGTCGTAGACGTCTTTCTGATCACAATGCAAGGCGACGGAGGCCACAACCTGAGGCAATCCGGTTCAATTCAGCAAGGCCATCATCATCGCCATCATCATTTTATGGTtctcatttcaatttcaaag ATGGTAGACAGCAGATGAATGTTGTATTGAATAGGGTGCCTTTCCTGGCAGGAAATTCAACTTGGCAAAGTGAGTGCGGCTTTAAAGTCACTCATCctggagatttttttattaggccTGCAAAAGCAGGGGGCATCCATAGGCAGCTTAGCTATCCTTGCAATGAAGTGCCAGATGCAGCTTCAACAATACCAACAGGCTCGGATAAAATTCTCTCTTTTGAGAGAAGTACACCCCAGGCCTTTAGTCAAG gttTCGAGGGGTCTGCATTAACTTCTAACATTGAGGTAGCACCAGATCTTCGGCGTGCTCTCTCTCTTCTGTCAACCACTTCTTGGGGCTCGAATGAGCATGGATCCACCTCTCTGGATCAACTGATGCTCGCAAACCAAACAAGCTTGACACAGCCAATGATAAATGCTGAACTCCAAAATTGTCCAGTTGCTTCATCAGAAAATGCACGGATGGAACAGGCATCCCTTGAGTCTCGGGTGCATTCTTTGGATTTACATGACAATGGAAACGTCCAGTTGCAAGAGTTTCAGCTGCTCAAAGCACCCTATGCTACCGGCTGCTTTTATTCCAATCAATTCAGCTAA
- the LOC118029041 gene encoding heavy metal-associated isoprenylated plant protein 28, producing MEVIELKVHLHCKACEKAVRKALCRIKGVTCVQIDGISNKITVMGYLDKKMVVKAIWKTGRRADVLPSSPSLRLEAPAPSPRLPTGFRCIIPAKWCFKKPNTIPRSTAVTS from the exons ATGGAG GTTATCGAGTTGAAGGTGCATCTGCATTGCAAGGCCTGTGAGAAAGCAGTACGCAAAGCCTTGTGCAGGATCAAAG GGGTAACATGCGTGCAGATCGATGGTATATCAAACAAGATTACAGTGATGGGGTATCTGGATAAAAAGATGGTGGTGAAAGCTATTTGGAAGACAGGGAGAAGGGCTGATGTGCTGCCATCTTCTCCATCTCTTCGCTTGGAGGCACCGGCGCCTAGTCCTAGATTGCCTACTGGCTTTCGGTGCATCATTCCAGCTAAATGGTGTTTCAAGAAACCAAATACCATTCCCAGAAGCACCGCTGTAACATCATGA
- the LOC118029042 gene encoding glucan endo-1,3-beta-glucosidase 6, translating to MGLYHLAIGLVSLLSMVSGAMTIGANWGTQASHPLPPETVVRLLRENGIQKVKLFDADYDTLKVLGKTGIEVMVGIPNDLLASLAGSMKAAEKWVSKNVSAHVTNNNVNIRYVAVGNEPFLQTYNGSFLRTTFPALQNVQSALIKAGLGNLIKVTVPLNADVYESSSGLPSGGDFRADIHDLMLTIVKFLNDAGAPFTVNIYPFISLYIDSNFPVEYAFFDGNANPVNDGGTSYYNMFDANYDTLVNALQKNGFGNLPIIVGEIGWPTDGDRNANVEYARRFNQGFMSHIASGKGTPMRPNAGINAYLFSLIDEDAKSIDPGNFERHWGIFTFDGIPKYSLNLGTTNTGALIPARSVHYLERKWCVMKPSAKLDDPQVAPSVSYACGLADCTSLGYGTSCGNLDARENISYAFNSYFQIQNQLGDACKFPNLSTITRTDPSTPTCRFAIMIEPYYGGAGQTFGYGKKVALGGLIAVFFLTIV from the exons atgggTTTGTATCATTTGGCTATTGGATTAGTTTCCTTGCTTTCTATGGTGAGTGGTGCGATGACCATAGGTGCCAACTGGGGAACACAAGCATCCCACCCTTTGCCCCCGGAAACTGTGGTGAGGCTACTTAGGGAAAACGGGATCCAAAAAGTTAAACTTTTTGATGCAGATTATGATACTCTAAAAGTTCTAGGTAAGACTGGGATTGAGGTCATGGTGGGTATTCCAAATGATTTGCTTGCTTCTCTCGCTGGTAGCATGAAGGCTGCTGAGAAATGGGTTTCCAAAAATGTCTCCGCACATGTCACCAACAATAATGTCAACATCAG ATATGTTGCAGTTGGAAATGAACCTTTCTTGCAGACGTACAATGGAAGCTTTCTCAGAACAACCTTCCCTGCTCTCCAGAATGTCCAATCTGCTCTGATAAAAGCTGGGCTTGGCAATTTAATAAAGGTCACTGTCCCTCTGAATGCTGATGTCTATGAAAGCTCAAGCGGTCTTCCTTCTGGTGGTGACTTCCGAGCTGATATCCATGATCTCATGCTTACCATCGTAAAATTCTTGAATGATGCCGGTGCCCCCTTTACTGTGAATATCTATCCTTTCATAAGCCTCTATATTGATTCCAACTTCCCGGTTGAGTATGCCTTCTTCGATGGCAATGCAAATCCTGTAAACGATGGTGGCACATCCTATTATAACATGTTTGATGCTAACTATGATACACTTGTGAATGCTCTACAAAAGAATGGGTTTGGGAATCTGCCTATCATTGTTGGAGAGATCGGATGGCCAACTGATGGAGACAGAAATGCTAATGTAGAATATGCCCGGCGTTTCAACCAAGGTTTCATGTCACACATTGCAAGTGGGAAAGGAACCCCAATGAGGCCTAATGCCGGTATTAATGCCTATTTGTTTAGTTTGATTGATGAAGATGCTAAAAGTATTGATCCTGGAAACTTCGAACGGCATTGGGGGATATTTACATTTGATGGAATACCCAAATACAGTCTCAACCTTGGCACAACAAACACAGGAGCTTTAATTCCAGCTAGAAGCGTCCACTACCTGGAAAGAAAATGGTGTGTGATGAAGCCGTCGGCCAAGCTTGATGACCCACAAGTGGCACCAAGTGTAAGCTATGCGTGTGGACTAGCAGACTGTACTAGCCTCGGTTATGGGACATCATGTGGAAATTTGGATGCTAGGGAGAACATATCTTATGCATTCAACAGCTACTTCCAGATACAAAATCAACTGGGAGATGCATGCAAGTTTCCAAACCTGTCGACAATAACCAGGACAGATCCATCAACTCCAACTTGCAGATTTGCGATAATGATAGAGCCATACTATGGTGGTGCGGGACAGACATTTGGGTATGGCAAGAAGGTGGCCTTGGGTGGTTTGATTGCTGTATTTTTCTTAACGATTGTGTAA